One window of Athalia rosae chromosome 2, iyAthRosa1.1, whole genome shotgun sequence genomic DNA carries:
- the LOC105687817 gene encoding uncharacterized protein LOC105687817: protein MEAKNVANPSRVSWLEEKVVPKIVAALGKTGRSVRCEIRMLGDGLFISAIHMIDLIFPSPHLGEDRSEILKFVMKSLTENESIQEFLQVENLLLNEILFYENFGKNYTDYPKCVLTIREPLERTVLVLENVTSLGYESFEWKNGVDMKRTLAAVRELGKLHARGYVLKENNPKEFFEIVENIYPCKFDASASPRLIYAVNNLSMRPLNYLKSVNYDPLFCEKMSVYFEKAHEKIFRDCVTPRNELAVFCHGDITANNILFRVKNDGEFDAMLIDFAQFRYSSPAIDTSTFIFMSCDVKLRREFPRIFKAYHDVLYAHLVQQGIQNLERFSYDAFFDDYKRHAIFGCLLAIFYIPYLHLDPETTDFAHLEEDIEVYVRELGAAGGNDVSKKLADMLMELKAQGCLDYILTG, encoded by the coding sequence ATGGAAGCAAAAAATGTGGCAAACCCTTCGCGGGTTTCATGGCTCGAGGAAAAGGTAGTCCCAAAAATTGTCGCAGCACTCGGTAAGACCGGTAGGAGCGTGAGGTGCGAGATCAGAATGCTGGGTGACGGCCTCTTCATCTCAGCTATCCACATGATCGATCTGATTTTTCCTTCCCCTCACCTTGGCGAAGATCGTTCCGAGATACTGAAATTCGTGATGAAGTCTCTCACGGAAAATGAGAGTATTCAAGAATTTCTACAGGTCGAAAATCTTCTGCTCAACGAGATCCtattttacgaaaatttcgGCAAAAATTACACCGACTATCCGAAGTGCGTTCTGACGATTCGGGAACCGTTGGAGAGAACCGTTCTCGTTTTAGAGAACGTAACTTCGCTGGGGTACGAATCcttcgaatggaaaaatggagTCGATATGAAACGGACCTTGGCAGCGGTCCGTGAACTAGGAAAACTCCACGCCAGAGGATACGTCCTGAAAGAGAATAAcccgaaagaattttttgaaatcgtcGAGAATATTTATCCTTGCAAGTTCGACGCTTCGGCATCGCCTAGACTGATCTACGCCGTGAACAATCTCTCGATGAGGCCGCTGAATTACCTGAAATCGGTGAACTACGACCCGCTGTTTTGTGAGAAAATGTCGGTTTACTTTGAAAAAGCTCACGAGAAAATATTCAGAGATTGCGTGACGCCTAGAAACGAACTCGCGGTTTTCTGCCACGGCGATATAACGGCGAACAATATACTATTCCGAGTAAAAAATGACGGTGAATTCGACGCGATGTTGATCGATTTCGCTCAATTTCGTTACTCATCTCCGGCCATCGATACCTCGACCTTCATTTTCATGAGCTGCGACGTGAAATTGAGGCGAGAATTTCCCAGAATCTTTAAAGCATATCACGACGTGCTTTACGCTCACCTCGTACAGCAAGGGATTCAAAATCTCGAGAGGTTCTCGTACGACGCTTTCTTCGACGATTACAAAAGACACGCGATTTTCGGATGTTTGCTCGCTATTTTTTACATACCCTACCTACACCTCGACCCGGAGACGACGGATTTCGCTCACCTCGAAGAGGATATCGAGGTCTACGTGAGGGAACTCGGAGCTGCTGGTGGTAATGATGTTTCGAAGAAGCTCGCCGATATGCTCATGGAATTGAAGGCCCAAGGATGTCTGGATTACATTTTAACCGGTTGA
- the LOC125500101 gene encoding uncharacterized protein LOC125500101, producing MRCEIKLPTDVGYYLSLTYMVELTFGEEKEGMKFVAKILPEDKFTKRFFDLHSLYRNEIMFYKKLSRNFGNMCPKCVLTVSEPGETTTIILEDVSQFGFRGVPNRKILGMRRIVAAAQAIGRFHGVGYVMREKDPEKFFESVGKLAEAKYRSAPRTERAKLYIDGISARPVNYLKSLNYDPVFCEKMSTILGDAWSSILLDCLKPRNELAVLCHGDYTSGNILFREKRGGDDGFDVKLIDFAEVKYASPAIDLSTFLYLGCTKEERQNFEVIFKAYHDAVVQFLDENGIEVLHKYSIEAFLEDWKRHAVFGCEIAIFFTPVLYFEGESPAELTDRIQHSLNSGGDTVSKILADILLEAKDNGYLDHML from the coding sequence ATGAGGTGCGAAATAAAACTGCCGACCGACGTCGGTTATTATCTGTCGCTGACCTACATGGTGGAATTGACCTtcggagaagagaaagaggggaTGAAATTCGTAGCGAAAATTTTACCGGAGGATAAATTCACCAAGCGATTCTTCGACCTTCACAGTCTCTATCGCAATGAGATAATGTTCTACAAAAAATTGAGCAGAAATTTCGGCAACATGTGTCCAAAGTGCGTACTGACCGTTTCGGAACCCGGCGAGACGACTACCATCATTTTGGAAGACGTGTCGCAGTTCGGCTTCAGAGGAGTTCCGAACAGGAAAATTCTTGGGATGAGGAGGATCGTCGCGGCGGCCCAGGCGATAGGAAGATTTCACGGAGTGGGATACGTTATGCGGGAAAAAGATCcggaaaagtttttcgaatcggTCGGCAAACTGGCCGAAGCCAAGTACCGTTCCGCACCAAGAACGGAACGAGCGAAGTTATACATCGACGGTATTTCCGCGAGGCCGGTTAATTACCTGAAATCGTTGAACTACGATCCGGTATTCTGTGAGAAGATGTCGACTATACTCGGCGACGCTTGGAGTTCGATATTGCTGGACTGTTTGAAACCGAGGAATGAGTTGGCGGTTTTGTGTCACGGTGATTACACCTCCGGAAACATCCTTTTCAGGGAGAAACGGGGCGGAGACGACGGTTTTGACGTTAAACTGATTGACTTTGCCGAGGTGAAATATGCATCGCCGGCTATCGATCTCTCGACTTTTCTCTATCTCGGCTGTACGAAGGAGGAGAGACAGAATTTCGAGGTCATTTTCAAAGCTTATCACGACGCGGTCGTACAGTTCCTGGATGAGAACGGTATCGAGGTTCTCCACAAGTATTCGATCGAAGCGTTCCTCGAGGACTGGAAAAGACACGCCGTATTCGGTTGCgagatcgccatttttttcacacccgTACTTTACTTCGAAGGAGAATCTCCCGCGGAGCTAACCGACAGAATTCAACATTCGCTGAACAGCGGCGGGGATACCGTTTCGAAAATACTAGCCGATATTCTACTCGAAGCTAAAGATAACGGGTATCTCGATCACATGCTGTGA